Proteins from a genomic interval of Salvelinus sp. IW2-2015 linkage group LG14, ASM291031v2, whole genome shotgun sequence:
- the LOC111973304 gene encoding CYFIP-related Rac1 interactor B-like yields MGNLLKVLTCTDLEQEPNFFLDFENAQPTDAEREVWEKVDLVLKDARGILDELQAYKGAGQEIREAIQNPNDEALQKAAWAAVVPLVGKLKKFYQFSQRLEAALHSLLGALTSETYDNPTQNLEREQALAKQFAEILHFTLRFDELKMTNPAIQNDFSYYRRTLSRMRINNTPTEGENEVNNELANRISLFYADATPMLKTLSDGTTKFVSENKNLPIENTTDCLSTMASVCKVMLETPEYRSRFTSEETVSFCLRVMVGVIILYDYVHPVGAFSKSSKIDMKGCIKVLRDQPPNSVEGLLNALRYTTKHLNDESTNKTIKSMLQQQ; encoded by the exons ATGGGGAACCTGCTAAAAGTCCTGACTTGCACAGATCTGGAACAGGAGCCCAATTTTTTCCTCGATTTTGAAA ATGCCCAGCCCACAGACGCAGAACGAGAAGTGTGGGAGAAGGTGGACCTGGTGCTGAAGGATGCTAGGGGAATCCTGGACGAACTGCAAGCATACAAGGGAGCGGGTCAAGAGATCAGAGAG GCAATCCAGAACCCCAACGATGAGGCGTTACAGAAGGCAGCGTGGGCGGCCGTGGTCCCCCTGGTGGGGAAACTCAAGAAGTTCTACCAGTTCTCACAGAGATTAG AGGCGGCGCTGCACAGCCTACTGGGAGCCCTGACCAGCGAGACGTATGACAACCCCACGCAGAACCTGGAGCGCGAACAGGCGCTGGCCAAGCAGTTCGCCGAGATCCTGCACTTCACACTGCGCTTCGACGAGCTCAAA ATGACTAACCCTGCCATCCAGAATGACTTCAGCTATTACAGGAGAACTTTGAGCCGCATGCGGATCAACAATACACCG ACAGAGGGGGAGAATGAAGTCAACAACGAGCTGGCCAATCGGATATCTCTGTTCTACGCCGATGCCACGCCCATGTTGAAGACGTTAAGCGACGGCACGACAAAGTTTGTCTCAGAG AATAAGAACTTGCCCATCGAGAACACGACAGACTGCTTAAGCACGATGGCGAGTGTGTGCAAAGTCATGTTGGAAACGCC GGAGTACCGTAGCCGCTTCACCAGTGAGGAGACGGTTTCGTTCTGCCTGCGCGTCATGGTTGGCGTCATCATCCTCTATGACTATGTGCATCCTGTCGGAGCCTTCTCCAAGTCTTCCAAGATTGAT ATGAAAGGGTGCATCAAGGTCCTCCGAGATCAACCGCCCAACAGCGTAGAAGGCCTTTTAAACGCTCTCAG GTACACAACCAAGCATTTGAATGACGAATCGACCAACAAGACCATCAAGAGCATGCTGCAGCAGCAGTAG